Proteins from a genomic interval of Fervidobacterium gondwanense DSM 13020:
- a CDS encoding DUF4912 domain-containing protein, whose product MVNIVQELEKWLSEERTIQELKAKAKELGLTVKKQMTKNDVHKLIERYVERVKAVQPEDSTFQRPSSATSAAQVSSIVHEKPVKEDITVPEAYNKDKLFAMPVNPNWIHLYWDFSEANREFLKSHQVRKVVLRVYDVTFIEFDGTNAHRTFEINVDINNMKNYYLNVPMPGAHYLAEIGYYDQEGKYKFILRSNLCKTPVNSPSQSTRERWMDLRKRRRIVMPSGGMLTPVVERISGSVQGLEHLFRISSVGSISFIQLSGKGM is encoded by the coding sequence ATGGTAAATATTGTTCAAGAGCTTGAGAAATGGCTGAGTGAGGAAAGAACGATTCAAGAACTTAAGGCGAAGGCTAAGGAACTGGGATTAACTGTCAAAAAACAAATGACGAAAAACGATGTACACAAGCTTATCGAAAGGTATGTAGAAAGAGTAAAAGCAGTCCAACCTGAAGATTCAACCTTTCAAAGACCATCCTCTGCAACTTCAGCTGCTCAGGTATCATCCATAGTCCACGAAAAACCTGTCAAAGAAGATATAACAGTCCCGGAAGCGTATAATAAAGATAAGCTCTTCGCTATGCCTGTCAATCCGAACTGGATACACTTGTACTGGGATTTTTCTGAAGCGAACCGGGAATTTTTGAAATCTCATCAAGTGAGAAAAGTCGTACTACGAGTTTACGATGTGACGTTTATAGAATTCGACGGAACAAACGCACACAGGACATTTGAAATTAATGTTGACATCAACAATATGAAGAATTATTACTTAAACGTACCAATGCCGGGAGCACATTACCTTGCCGAAATTGGCTATTATGATCAAGAAGGTAAATACAAGTTCATATTACGCTCCAACCTATGTAAAACACCCGTTAATTCGCCAAGTCAGTCAACGAGGGAAAGATGGATGGATTTGAGAAAGAGAAGAAGGATAGTTATGCCTTCAGGCGGTATGTTAACACCTGTTGTTGAAAGAATTAGTGGCTCCGTTCAAGGTTTGGAACATCTTTTTCGGATTTCGAGTGTTGGAAGCATCAGCTTTATTCAACTTAGTGGGAAGGGGATGTAA
- a CDS encoding amino acid ABC transporter ATP-binding protein → MNGHENTQNSNEIIIKIENLVKRFGKLEVLKGVNLEVRKQEAIVIIGPSGGGKSTLLRCINKLEEYQGGKIYLDGVDIDSYDVNKLRTRIGMVFQQFNLFPHMNVLDNLILAPTKVKNMPREEAVEKAKQLLKRVGLSDKIEAYPEQLSGGQKQRVAIARALMMDPEIMLFDEPTSALDPELVGEVLDVMKDLAKSGMTMLVVTHEMGFARDVADRIIFISDGVVEEEGTPDEVLKNPKKQRTREFLKRIL, encoded by the coding sequence ATGAACGGACATGAGAACACCCAAAATTCGAACGAAATAATTATTAAGATAGAGAATCTTGTAAAGCGATTCGGTAAACTAGAAGTACTCAAGGGAGTAAACCTTGAAGTACGAAAACAGGAGGCAATAGTAATAATAGGACCAAGTGGTGGCGGTAAGAGTACGCTTTTAAGATGTATAAATAAGCTCGAAGAATATCAGGGTGGAAAGATTTACCTTGATGGAGTTGACATCGACAGTTACGATGTAAATAAACTCAGAACAAGAATAGGCATGGTTTTCCAGCAATTCAACCTGTTCCCACACATGAATGTACTCGACAATCTAATTTTAGCCCCAACAAAAGTAAAGAATATGCCTCGAGAAGAAGCTGTCGAGAAAGCTAAACAGCTTTTGAAGCGGGTTGGATTATCAGACAAAATAGAAGCTTATCCAGAACAACTTTCCGGTGGTCAAAAACAGAGAGTTGCAATAGCTCGAGCATTGATGATGGACCCTGAAATAATGCTCTTTGACGAGCCGACATCTGCACTCGACCCAGAGCTTGTTGGGGAGGTCCTTGACGTCATGAAGGACCTTGCAAAGAGCGGAATGACGATGTTAGTTGTCACGCATGAAATGGGATTTGCGAGGGATGTTGCCGATAGAATCATCTTTATATCCGATGGGGTTGTCGAAGAAGAAGGAACCCCCGATGAAGTCTTAAAAAACCCAAAGAAACAACGAACACGTGAATTTTTAAAAAGAATACTGTAA
- a CDS encoding amino acid ABC transporter permease, with amino-acid sequence MEALNELFKNFPFLLIGAWETLKLTAFSVGIGLILGTFIGMGRLSKIKVINYPCTAYVEFLRGTPLLVQISIIYFGLPQLGIQLAPYPAAITALGLNSGAYIAEIVRAGIQSIPRGQYEAARSLGLTHWQTMRFIILPQAFRNILPALGNEFITLTKDSSLASVIGVAELMRSGQFVISRTFQTFSIYFGIAFIYFLMTFVISRIVRYIERRMATA; translated from the coding sequence GTGGAAGCATTAAACGAACTATTCAAGAACTTTCCTTTCTTACTAATAGGAGCTTGGGAGACTTTAAAGCTAACGGCTTTTTCAGTTGGCATCGGTTTAATTCTTGGCACTTTTATAGGCATGGGAAGACTGTCGAAAATCAAGGTAATTAATTATCCATGTACAGCTTACGTAGAATTTTTAAGAGGAACACCTTTACTTGTGCAGATATCCATCATATATTTTGGATTACCTCAACTGGGTATACAACTTGCACCGTATCCTGCTGCTATCACAGCTCTGGGGCTTAATAGTGGCGCATATATAGCGGAAATCGTGAGAGCAGGAATTCAGTCTATTCCAAGAGGACAATACGAAGCCGCAAGATCGCTAGGTTTAACACACTGGCAAACGATGAGATTCATAATACTTCCTCAAGCGTTCCGTAATATCCTTCCAGCGCTCGGAAACGAATTCATAACACTTACAAAAGATAGTTCATTGGCATCGGTTATAGGCGTTGCTGAGTTGATGAGGAGCGGTCAATTTGTGATATCAAGAACGTTCCAAACGTTCTCAATATACTTTGGAATTGCGTTCATATACTTCCTCATGACGTTTGTTATTTCAAGGATCGTAAGGTACATCGAAAGGAGGATGGCAACAGCATGA